In Rhizobium sp. ARZ01, a genomic segment contains:
- a CDS encoding sugar ABC transporter ATP-binding protein: MISDAADGAPVVLSARRISKSFSGVQVLFSVDFELRQGEIHALMGENGAGKSTLVKILSGFEQPTSGEILLDGQAVKLPPNGAAEALGIVIIHQEFNLAEHLTVTESLFLGREVTRFGVLDRKFMRAETRRVLDLLGSHVDENARIGSLSIAEKQMVEIAKAISRDARIIFMDEPTAVLSREETNFLFRQVRKLREKGTSFVFVSHKLDEVMELTDRVTVLRDGQWIKTSPTAILDGEAIAQLMVGRELSSLYPAKTEPDVDEEVLLRVDAVSTGYVRNASFEVRKGEILGFSGLIGSGRTELMEAIVGLRPRLSGDVFAAGQSLQSGDVHAANRNGLAYMTKDRKSKGLLLNAGMKANLTLQSLERHTRLGYLDPASETAALAKARRRFDIRVRDPNVVARRMSGGNQQKLLLAKVMETDPQIIIIDEPTRGIDVGTKQQIYHFISALARDGRSIVVVSSEMPEIIGLCTRVAVMREGQIVGILEGDEISEHEIMRYSAGLKKKAAA, encoded by the coding sequence ATGATTTCGGATGCTGCCGACGGGGCTCCTGTCGTCTTGTCCGCACGGCGCATCAGCAAGTCCTTCAGTGGTGTGCAGGTGCTGTTCAGCGTCGACTTCGAGCTGCGCCAGGGCGAGATCCATGCGCTGATGGGCGAGAACGGCGCCGGCAAGTCGACGCTTGTGAAGATCCTCTCCGGCTTCGAGCAGCCCACCTCGGGCGAGATCCTCCTTGACGGCCAGGCTGTGAAGCTGCCGCCGAACGGTGCCGCCGAAGCGCTCGGCATCGTCATCATCCATCAGGAATTCAATCTGGCAGAACACCTGACGGTCACCGAGAGCCTGTTTCTCGGCCGCGAGGTGACGAGATTCGGGGTGCTCGACCGCAAGTTCATGCGCGCGGAGACGCGCCGCGTCCTCGATCTGCTCGGCTCGCATGTCGACGAGAACGCGAGGATCGGCTCGCTGTCGATCGCCGAAAAACAGATGGTCGAGATCGCCAAGGCGATCAGCCGGGATGCGCGCATCATCTTCATGGACGAGCCGACGGCGGTGCTGTCGCGCGAGGAGACGAACTTCCTGTTTCGCCAGGTGCGCAAGCTGCGCGAGAAGGGCACGAGCTTCGTGTTCGTCTCCCACAAGCTCGACGAGGTGATGGAGCTGACCGACCGCGTCACCGTGCTGCGGGACGGCCAGTGGATCAAGACCTCGCCGACGGCAATCCTCGATGGCGAGGCGATCGCGCAGCTGATGGTCGGCCGCGAACTTTCCAGCCTCTATCCGGCCAAGACCGAGCCGGACGTGGACGAGGAAGTCCTGCTGCGGGTGGATGCGGTGTCCACCGGTTATGTCCGCAATGCGAGCTTCGAGGTTCGCAAGGGCGAAATCCTCGGCTTCTCCGGCCTGATCGGGTCGGGCCGGACGGAACTGATGGAGGCGATCGTCGGCCTTCGGCCGCGCCTTTCCGGCGACGTCTTCGCTGCGGGGCAGTCCCTGCAGTCCGGCGACGTGCACGCGGCGAACAGGAATGGCCTCGCCTACATGACGAAGGACCGCAAGTCCAAGGGCCTTCTCCTGAACGCCGGCATGAAGGCGAACCTGACGCTGCAGTCGCTGGAGCGCCATACCAGGCTTGGCTACCTCGATCCGGCGAGCGAAACCGCGGCCCTGGCGAAGGCCAGGCGGCGCTTCGACATCCGGGTGCGCGATCCCAATGTCGTGGCGCGGCGGATGTCCGGCGGCAACCAGCAGAAGCTGCTGCTTGCCAAGGTCATGGAGACCGATCCGCAGATCATCATCATCGACGAGCCGACACGCGGCATCGACGTCGGCACCAAGCAGCAGATCTATCACTTCATCTCCGCACTCGCGCGCGACGGCCGCTCGATCGTCGTCGTGTCGTCGGAGATGCCCGAGATCATCGGGCTCTGCACGCGCGTGGCGGTGATGCGCGAAGGCCAGATCGTCGGCATCCTCGAAGGCGACGAGATCTCCGAGCACGAGATCATGCGCTATTCCGCAGGCCTGAAGAAGAAGGCGGCGGCCTGA
- a CDS encoding LacI family DNA-binding transcriptional regulator: MSNSSPATIEDVARIAEVSIATVSRAIHTPEKVAKSTRLKVDQAIAITGYTTNAMARSLRLGRSNMILVVAPDIGDPNFSNILVGLENEARAHGYGVLIGHTQNEPQRGLEYLKFLNSNQAAGLILFTGILPFGHQAMTARLPPCVGVFEPVFNGGIPYVGVDDVEGARKAVDLLIAEGHRKIAFIGDSRTKLAHNRRRAGYEAGLDAAGVSRQGRIVQEGDGTIESGRLALEQLFMRDDLPTAFMCVNDQTALGVMIGLKARGYDIPRDFSVTGFDDIPQASFMTPSLTTIRQPRTAIGKSAMALLLEMLSDGTPAETEILLRPDLVVRNSVAAPSRLWKKR; the protein is encoded by the coding sequence GTGTCGAATTCCTCTCCCGCAACCATCGAAGACGTCGCGCGGATCGCCGAAGTGTCGATCGCGACGGTCTCGCGGGCGATCCACACTCCGGAAAAGGTGGCAAAATCGACGCGGCTGAAGGTGGACCAGGCGATTGCGATCACCGGCTACACCACCAACGCAATGGCCCGCAGCCTCAGGCTCGGCCGGTCGAACATGATCCTCGTGGTGGCGCCCGACATCGGCGACCCGAACTTTTCCAACATCCTCGTCGGCCTGGAAAACGAGGCGCGCGCGCACGGCTATGGCGTGTTGATCGGCCACACGCAGAACGAGCCGCAGCGCGGGCTGGAATACCTGAAGTTCCTCAATTCCAACCAGGCGGCCGGGCTGATCCTGTTCACCGGCATCCTGCCCTTCGGCCATCAGGCGATGACGGCGCGCCTGCCGCCCTGCGTCGGCGTGTTCGAGCCGGTCTTCAACGGCGGCATTCCCTATGTCGGCGTCGACGACGTGGAGGGTGCGCGCAAAGCGGTTGATCTTCTGATCGCCGAAGGCCACCGCAAGATCGCCTTCATCGGGGATTCGCGCACGAAGCTCGCCCACAACCGGCGCCGCGCCGGCTACGAAGCCGGCCTCGATGCGGCGGGCGTTTCCAGGCAGGGACGGATCGTGCAGGAAGGCGACGGCACGATCGAAAGCGGCCGGCTGGCGCTCGAACAGCTTTTCATGCGCGACGACCTGCCGACGGCCTTCATGTGCGTCAACGACCAGACCGCGCTCGGCGTCATGATCGGCCTGAAGGCGCGCGGCTACGACATCCCCCGCGACTTCTCCGTCACCGGCTTCGACGACATTCCGCAGGCGAGCTTCATGACGCCGTCGCTGACGACGATCCGCCAGCCGCGCACGGCGATCGGCAAGAGCGCCATGGCGCTGCTGCTGGAGATGCTGTCTGATGGCACCCCGGCCGAGACGGAAATCCTGCTCCGGCCGGACCTCGTAGTGCGCAACTCCGTCGCGGCGCCGTCAAGGCTGTGGAAGAAGCGCTGA
- a CDS encoding DUF2721 domain-containing protein codes for MPLELSFNAEQLSTMISHAVAPAFLLNAVAALAAILIGRLRGVTERIRELNQISDADSARHWLKSDIVRLQRREKLLNSALSLAIVAGIGITALLLIGFLFAFMGFRHEPGAGLLFIVALCFLLASLFRFLQDVRLSLSELDHH; via the coding sequence ATGCCCCTCGAGCTATCGTTTAATGCCGAACAGCTTTCGACAATGATTTCGCACGCTGTCGCGCCTGCTTTCTTGCTCAACGCCGTTGCAGCTCTCGCGGCGATCTTGATTGGCCGCCTACGCGGCGTGACCGAGAGGATCAGGGAGCTGAATCAGATTTCCGATGCCGACAGCGCACGACACTGGTTGAAGTCAGATATTGTGCGCCTGCAACGTCGGGAAAAGCTGCTTAACAGCGCTCTGAGCCTGGCTATCGTTGCGGGCATTGGCATAACAGCCCTGCTTCTGATCGGCTTTCTGTTTGCGTTCATGGGTTTCCGTCACGAACCTGGTGCGGGGCTTCTTTTTATCGTTGCCCTCTGCTTCCTGTTGGCGTCGTTGTTTCGATTTCTGCAGGACGTCCGTCTTTCCCTGAGCGAACTGGATCATCATTGA
- a CDS encoding cupin domain-containing protein translates to MKIASTLVVGWIGLCGIASLASAEDAHTMLAPNDVKWGPAPKVLPAGAQAAVLFGDPTKKGLFALRLKVPSGYAVPPHTHPVDEVVTVISGTTNLGMGETADRSATMALPAGSFFALSPETAHFAYFDEETVIQITTNGPWGIKYVNPADDPQKSQ, encoded by the coding sequence ATGAAAATCGCATCGACTTTGGTTGTCGGCTGGATCGGCCTCTGCGGGATTGCTTCCCTTGCCTCGGCAGAGGATGCGCACACGATGCTCGCTCCCAACGACGTCAAGTGGGGCCCGGCCCCCAAGGTCCTGCCTGCCGGGGCCCAGGCGGCGGTCTTGTTTGGCGATCCTACCAAGAAAGGTCTGTTTGCCCTTCGGCTGAAAGTGCCCTCGGGTTATGCGGTCCCACCGCACACGCATCCAGTGGATGAGGTCGTCACGGTCATATCCGGGACGACCAATCTAGGCATGGGCGAAACCGCCGATCGGAGCGCCACCATGGCGCTGCCGGCAGGCAGTTTCTTTGCCTTGTCGCCCGAAACCGCACATTTCGCTTATTTCGATGAGGAGACTGTCATCCAGATCACCACCAATGGTCCATGGGGCATCAAATATGTCAACCCGGCGGACGATCCGCAAAAGTCGCAATAG
- a CDS encoding VOC family protein, with amino-acid sequence MPETVNVRYMVDDVEAAIAWYTSHLGFKILSNHAPAFADVQRGALRLLLSGPTSSAGRPMPDGERPKSGGWNRIHLIVDDLPAEVERLRTAGVQFRNEIVTGPGGAQILLIDPSGNVVELFQPVRG; translated from the coding sequence ATGCCGGAGACCGTCAATGTCCGCTACATGGTCGATGACGTGGAAGCCGCCATCGCGTGGTATACCAGCCATCTCGGCTTCAAGATTCTGTCAAACCACGCGCCCGCTTTTGCCGACGTACAGCGTGGCGCCTTGCGGCTCCTGCTGAGCGGGCCGACGAGTTCGGCGGGCCGGCCGATGCCGGATGGCGAGCGGCCCAAATCCGGCGGCTGGAACCGCATTCATCTCATCGTCGACGACCTGCCTGCCGAGGTGGAGCGCCTGCGCACTGCCGGGGTGCAATTCCGCAATGAAATCGTCACCGGGCCCGGAGGCGCGCAAATCCTGTTGATCGACCCGTCCGGTAACGTCGTCGAACTGTTTCAGCCGGTGCGCGGATAA
- the xylA gene encoding xylose isomerase, translated as MSTGFFGDTPKIKYEGPESTNPLAFRHYNKDEVVLGKRMEDHLRFAVAYWHTFVWPGGDPFGGQTFERPWFKDSMEAAKLKADVAFEFFQLLGVPFYCFHDADVRPEGKSFAENTKNLNEIVDYFEKKQAETGVNLLWGTANLFSNRRYMGGAATNPDPDVFAFAAATVKTCIDATQRLGGQNYVLWGGREGYETLLNTDMKRELDQLGRFVNLVVEYKHKIGFKGAILIEPKPQEPTKHQYDFDVATVYGFLKKYGLENEVKVNIEQGHAILANHSFEHELALANALGIFGSIDMNRNDYQSGWDTDQFPNNVPEMALAFYQVLAGGGFKTGGTNFDAKLRRQSIDPEDLLIAHIGGMDCCARGLKAAAKMIEDKALSKPLEERYAGWSVPEAKKMLDGGFSLEEIEAWVLKSDLNPQPKSGKQELLENVVNRYV; from the coding sequence ATGAGCACCGGCTTTTTCGGCGATACGCCCAAGATCAAATACGAAGGCCCTGAGAGCACCAATCCGCTCGCCTTCCGCCACTACAACAAGGACGAGGTCGTCCTCGGCAAGCGCATGGAAGACCATCTGCGTTTTGCCGTCGCCTACTGGCACACCTTCGTCTGGCCGGGCGGCGACCCCTTTGGCGGGCAGACCTTCGAGCGCCCCTGGTTCAAGGATTCGATGGAGGCCGCCAAGCTGAAGGCCGACGTCGCCTTCGAATTCTTCCAATTGCTCGGCGTGCCGTTCTACTGCTTCCATGACGCCGACGTGCGCCCGGAAGGCAAGAGCTTCGCCGAGAACACGAAGAACCTCAACGAGATCGTCGACTACTTCGAGAAGAAGCAGGCCGAGACCGGCGTGAACCTGCTCTGGGGCACGGCGAACCTCTTCTCCAACCGCCGCTACATGGGCGGTGCTGCGACCAACCCGGATCCTGATGTCTTCGCCTTCGCGGCGGCGACCGTAAAGACCTGCATCGACGCCACCCAGCGCCTCGGCGGGCAGAACTACGTGCTGTGGGGCGGCCGCGAGGGCTATGAGACGCTGCTCAACACCGACATGAAGCGCGAGCTCGATCAGCTCGGCCGCTTCGTCAACCTCGTCGTCGAATACAAGCACAAGATCGGCTTCAAGGGTGCGATCCTGATCGAGCCGAAGCCGCAGGAGCCGACCAAGCACCAGTACGATTTCGACGTCGCCACCGTCTACGGCTTCCTGAAGAAATACGGGCTGGAGAACGAGGTGAAGGTCAATATCGAACAGGGCCATGCGATCCTTGCGAACCACTCCTTCGAGCACGAACTGGCGCTGGCCAACGCGCTCGGGATCTTCGGCTCGATCGACATGAACCGCAACGACTACCAGTCCGGCTGGGACACCGACCAGTTCCCGAACAACGTGCCGGAGATGGCGCTGGCCTTCTACCAGGTGCTTGCCGGCGGCGGCTTCAAGACCGGCGGCACCAATTTCGACGCCAAGCTGCGCCGCCAGTCGATCGATCCGGAAGACCTCCTGATCGCCCACATCGGCGGCATGGACTGCTGCGCCCGCGGCCTGAAGGCGGCGGCGAAGATGATCGAGGACAAGGCGCTGTCGAAGCCGCTCGAAGAGCGCTATGCCGGCTGGAGCGTGCCGGAAGCGAAGAAGATGCTCGACGGCGGCTTCTCGCTCGAGGAGATCGAGGCCTGGGTGCTGAAGTCCGACCTCAACCCGCAGCCGAAATCCGGCAAGCAGGAGCTGCTGGAGAACGTCGTCAATCGCTACGTCTGA
- the xylB gene encoding xylulokinase, producing MYLGLDLGTSGVKAMLIDGDQRIVASASGALDVSRPHPGWSEQDPADWISATEEAIDALKASHPAELAAVRGIGLSGQMHGATLLDKHDQVLRPCILWNDTRSHREAAALDADPRFRTITGNIVFPGFTAPKLAWVKNNEPDIFAKVRWVLLPKDYLRLWLTGEHMSEMSDSAGTSWLDTGARKWSPELLAATGLEERQMPDLVEGTDSAGTLRTDLAARWGLGSGVVVAGGAGDNAASACGMGTVKDGAAFVSLGTSGVLFAANGSYLPNPVSAVHAFCHALPNTWHQMGVILSATDALNWHARVTGASAADLTAELGDSLKAPSGVTFLPYLSGERTPHNDASIRGAFAGLGHESDRAVLTQAVLEGVSFAIRDSLEALRLAGTELTRVTAIGGGSRSRYWLKSIATVLSLPVDVPADGDFGAAFGAARLGLIAATGSNPVAVCTPPATAETIEPEAALTGVYEAAYGRFRRLYPAIRDAMV from the coding sequence ATGTATCTCGGTTTGGACCTCGGCACGTCGGGGGTAAAGGCGATGCTGATCGATGGCGACCAGCGGATCGTCGCCTCGGCCAGCGGCGCGCTCGATGTTTCGCGCCCGCATCCTGGCTGGTCGGAACAGGACCCGGCCGACTGGATCAGTGCCACCGAAGAGGCGATCGATGCGCTGAAGGCGTCCCATCCGGCCGAGCTTGCGGCCGTGCGCGGCATCGGCCTGTCTGGCCAGATGCATGGCGCGACCTTGCTTGACAAGCACGACCAGGTGCTGCGTCCCTGCATCCTGTGGAACGATACCCGCAGCCATCGCGAGGCGGCGGCCCTCGACGCCGATCCACGCTTCCGCACTATTACCGGCAACATCGTCTTCCCCGGCTTCACCGCGCCGAAGCTCGCCTGGGTGAAGAACAACGAGCCGGATATCTTCGCCAAGGTTCGTTGGGTGCTGCTGCCGAAGGATTATCTGCGCCTATGGCTGACCGGCGAGCACATGTCGGAGATGTCCGATTCCGCCGGTACCTCATGGCTCGACACCGGCGCGCGAAAGTGGTCGCCGGAGCTTCTCGCCGCCACTGGCCTGGAGGAACGGCAGATGCCCGATCTCGTCGAGGGCACCGACAGCGCCGGCACGCTACGCACCGATCTCGCCGCGCGCTGGGGACTCGGTTCGGGCGTCGTCGTGGCCGGCGGGGCAGGGGACAATGCGGCGTCGGCCTGCGGCATGGGCACGGTCAAGGACGGCGCGGCCTTCGTCTCGCTCGGTACGTCGGGCGTGCTCTTTGCCGCCAACGGCAGCTACCTGCCAAACCCGGTAAGCGCCGTGCACGCCTTCTGCCACGCACTGCCGAACACCTGGCACCAGATGGGCGTGATCCTTTCGGCCACCGATGCGCTAAACTGGCATGCGCGCGTCACCGGCGCATCCGCTGCAGACCTGACGGCCGAACTCGGCGACTCGCTGAAAGCCCCCTCCGGCGTCACCTTCCTGCCCTATCTCTCGGGCGAGCGCACGCCGCACAACGACGCTTCAATCCGCGGCGCGTTTGCCGGCCTCGGCCACGAGAGCGACCGTGCCGTGCTGACGCAGGCCGTGCTGGAGGGCGTGTCCTTCGCCATCCGCGACAGCCTGGAAGCCTTGCGCCTTGCCGGCACGGAGCTGACGCGGGTGACCGCGATCGGCGGCGGCTCACGCTCGCGCTACTGGCTGAAGTCGATCGCCACCGTGCTGTCGCTGCCCGTCGATGTGCCCGCTGACGGCGATTTCGGCGCGGCCTTTGGCGCCGCTCGACTCGGCCTGATCGCGGCGACCGGAAGCAATCCGGTGGCAGTCTGCACGCCGCCCGCAACCGCCGAGACGATCGAGCCGGAAGCGGCCCTCACCGGGGTATACGAGGCCGCCTACGGCCGCTTTCGCCGGCTCTACCCGGCGATCCGCGACGCGATGGTTTGA